The region ACCGACGGACATGTGAAATCCAAAGATTTGCAGGTTGATAAAACAGACGATTGGAAAAACTATACTGGCTCTTATCTTAACGAGCGTTTCTTAATTCCTTATCTTACTCCAATGGAGTTTTTTGAGTTTGTTGGAAATTTGTACGGAAAAAATAAGTCCGACATTGCAATCTTCTTGAAGGAAAATGAGGATTTCTTCTCAATTGAGGATGATGACTTGTATATACGAGAACTATCTGCTGGAAATAAAAACAAGGTTGGTATATTGGCAACAATGATATCAAATCCAGAAATAATTATTCTCGACGAACCTTTTGCAAACCTAGACCCCAGTTCTCAGCTTTGGTTAAAATCTAAATTGAAGGATTTGAACGCTAAGGGTACAACCATAATTATATCGAGTCACGATTTAATGCACGTTACGGAGATTTGCTCCCGAATTTTGATTCTCGAGAATGGTAAAATTGTAAACGATAGCAAAACGCACAGTAACAGCTTGCAGGAGTTGGAGAGTTACTTTAAACTGAATTAATGCCTAAGGATTTTGAGAATATTCTATTGATTGGTCAGCACGATAAGTACGTGCTGACTCTTTCTAATCCTAAGAATATTCTAAAGTCCAACGGAGAAATTTGTTGCACTTTCATTGGAACTCGCCAAAGCAATGGACAAAAAGTAATTGTTAAGCGTTTCCATAAGTATTTAAACAATAATCCACTATATTGTTTTCGTGCTGAACGAGAATACGAGGGTTTATCCAAGTGCACACGGCAAAACCCTGAGTTAATTATTCAGGATGACACTAAATACCTTGTTCGTGATTTTACCGAAGGTATCGACTTGCAGAAAATCATAACTGGGAAATATAAAGCAACGATTACAGTTCAGCAAAAAATCCTGATTGTAATTGAAGCGCTAAAATCGCTAAAACGCATACACGATGCAGGCTTTGTTCATTGCGATATAAAACCGAGCAATATTATAATAAGAAAGGTTGATGGTGTTATCAACTTTGATAATCCACGGGTAAATATTATTGATTTTGGATTGATTCGTAAGCCTTCGGAACCATTATTCAATAAGGGCGATAAGTTGCCTTTTTCGTTGATTTACTCCTCGCCTGAACAGATTCTAAACCTTTGGGAGTTAATTTCTCCGGCAACCGATATTTATGCTATGGGTGTAACTCTTTGGCAGCTACTCACCGGAAAAACTCCGTGGGAGAGCAGCAATCCGTTAATGCGGATTCA is a window of Tenuifilaceae bacterium CYCD DNA encoding:
- a CDS encoding ATP-binding protein; this encodes MIEILKLQKVYSQSFALTIENLKINKGELVGLVGNNGAGKTTLLSLILDLIKATDGHVKSKDLQVDKTDDWKNYTGSYLNERFLIPYLTPMEFFEFVGNLYGKNKSDIAIFLKENEDFFSIEDDDLYIRELSAGNKNKVGILATMISNPEIIILDEPFANLDPSSQLWLKSKLKDLNAKGTTIIISSHDLMHVTEICSRILILENGKIVNDSKTHSNSLQELESYFKLN